The Flavobacteriales bacterium genome includes a region encoding these proteins:
- a CDS encoding FAD-dependent oxidoreductase, producing the protein MITTVVIGGSFAGMTAALELKRKGKDEHKVILIDKSPLFLFIPSLIWVPFKRREMKEISFKKEDILRKKGVEFVHAEALTVDTDKRVVTTAAGDYTYDHLVVATGPKVNFDIAPGVAEYSHYVGTPNGAMKLRTALEEFKKNPGPIVIGATQNAGCMGAAYEFLFNVEKWLREQKIRKKVDLYWITPEDYLGHFGIDGMPFGEKMLKTFMKMFNIHYKTQVAVKEVTPTSVILTNGEEIKSSLTQLMPPFVGVDFVQNSTSLMANQNGYIPVEDTYRHKQLKNVWAAGIAIQVDLPFQCKNIPFSAPKTGYPSDTTGKIVAENIIRTEKGNTNLVKKSWGKIPGLCVMDAGKKEVLIFSNHLFKPRTFAIMMPNVFYDVTKVLIEKYFLWKSKRGYSWLP; encoded by the coding sequence ATGATTACAACCGTTGTGATTGGAGGCAGTTTTGCCGGAATGACCGCTGCTCTGGAATTAAAGCGTAAAGGCAAAGATGAACACAAAGTTATCTTAATAGATAAATCTCCGCTCTTTCTATTTATTCCATCCTTAATTTGGGTACCTTTCAAAAGGAGAGAGATGAAAGAAATTTCTTTCAAAAAAGAAGATATTCTAAGAAAGAAAGGAGTAGAATTTGTTCATGCAGAAGCCTTAACGGTGGATACCGACAAAAGAGTGGTGACAACCGCGGCGGGAGACTACACATACGACCATTTGGTAGTGGCCACAGGGCCGAAAGTGAATTTTGATATTGCACCCGGAGTGGCAGAATATTCCCATTATGTGGGTACACCCAACGGAGCCATGAAATTGAGAACGGCTCTGGAAGAGTTTAAGAAAAATCCGGGACCCATAGTTATTGGAGCCACACAAAACGCGGGATGTATGGGGGCAGCCTACGAATTTTTATTCAACGTTGAAAAATGGCTTCGAGAGCAAAAAATTAGAAAAAAAGTAGATCTCTATTGGATAACACCAGAAGATTATCTCGGACATTTTGGAATAGATGGTATGCCTTTTGGCGAAAAAATGCTCAAAACATTTATGAAAATGTTTAACATCCATTACAAAACACAAGTGGCCGTAAAAGAAGTTACCCCTACTTCCGTAATTCTTACAAATGGAGAAGAAATTAAAAGCTCACTCACACAGCTAATGCCACCTTTTGTAGGGGTTGATTTTGTTCAAAATTCCACTTCGTTGATGGCCAATCAAAATGGATACATACCGGTGGAAGATACCTACCGCCATAAACAATTAAAAAATGTGTGGGCGGCAGGCATAGCCATTCAGGTTGACCTGCCCTTTCAATGCAAGAATATTCCTTTCTCTGCACCCAAAACGGGATACCCATCAGATACCACCGGAAAAATTGTGGCCGAAAACATTATCCGTACTGAAAAAGGAAATACCAATTTGGTAAAAAAATCGTGGGGAAAAATACCGGGACTGTGCGTGATGGATGCGGGCAAAAAGGAGGTATTGATATTCTCAAATCACCTTTTCAAACCCCGAACATTTGCCATTATGATGCCGAACGTATTTTATGATGTTACGAAAGTTTTAATAGAAAAATATTTTCTCTGGAAATCAAAGAGAGGATATTCTTGGTTGCCCTAA
- a CDS encoding OmpA family protein yields the protein MNRLTLIGFFLAISCQLFGQQKVSILFDHNSYVLTPLDNKNSEAKKIDSLLKTADCESCSVALSAHTDADGTDEYNLTLSKNRLNTVKDYIKGKYPCINLKETEFYGEARLITSSEVPSQKALNRRVEVVLTCEKNETLELTDLAPIYSRLASSKNTSYQINGQNGGTITLPNGAIAVIPPNVFPEGNITIVAQVADGNVGFLLNKLTTQDFSSGEMLQSAGMYRFEAFQNGKAIASSNGNSITVYVKADKADYKQFLAKDKNGLSHWSQEDEGIRLSPSNIFAQSMNDVNYGLSDAFYCRFFWCGFRKEFSPKYRNQLAQQRASIIAATTESFIRNNPKMKLYYDLFKDDLGEKFETPEDFMSFLAQNNADSIENTLKRLIPDFDTEQFTELKVPLYNWINCDRFTGLETTSVEIDEEFDQKKDIRMYFDNIKGVMGATPNTSTSEKTSVFYNVPIGKIVTLVIVKKVGEQLMMSREKFKIGEPPIIKFRNIVESDLLKDF from the coding sequence ATGAACAGACTCACATTAATCGGTTTCTTCTTGGCAATTTCTTGTCAGTTGTTTGGTCAGCAAAAAGTCTCCATACTATTCGACCACAACAGCTATGTCCTTACGCCTTTGGATAATAAAAACAGTGAAGCCAAAAAGATTGACAGTTTGCTAAAAACTGCCGATTGTGAGTCTTGTTCGGTTGCGTTGAGTGCACACACCGATGCCGATGGAACAGATGAATACAATTTGACACTTTCTAAAAACCGACTAAACACTGTTAAAGACTACATTAAGGGCAAATATCCCTGCATTAACCTAAAAGAAACTGAGTTTTATGGCGAGGCCAGATTGATAACCAGCAGTGAAGTCCCATCCCAAAAGGCGTTGAATAGAAGGGTGGAAGTGGTGCTTACTTGCGAGAAAAATGAAACTTTAGAGCTGACAGACTTAGCTCCTATTTATAGTCGATTGGCGTCCTCCAAAAACACATCTTACCAAATAAATGGACAAAACGGAGGCACTATCACCTTACCTAACGGAGCCATTGCTGTTATTCCACCAAATGTATTTCCTGAGGGTAATATAACAATTGTTGCCCAAGTGGCTGATGGGAATGTGGGCTTTCTACTCAACAAACTGACCACCCAAGATTTTAGTAGCGGAGAGATGCTCCAATCTGCAGGTATGTACCGATTTGAAGCATTTCAAAACGGCAAAGCAATCGCTTCGTCAAATGGAAATTCCATTACGGTGTATGTAAAAGCTGACAAAGCCGATTACAAGCAGTTTTTGGCAAAAGATAAAAATGGACTTTCGCACTGGAGTCAAGAGGATGAAGGTATTAGATTGTCGCCATCAAACATTTTTGCTCAATCCATGAACGACGTTAATTATGGCCTTTCTGATGCCTTTTATTGTAGGTTTTTTTGGTGTGGTTTTCGAAAGGAATTTTCACCGAAATATCGCAATCAATTGGCCCAACAACGAGCTAGTATCATTGCTGCCACCACTGAATCTTTTATAAGAAACAACCCCAAAATGAAACTTTATTACGATTTATTTAAGGATGATTTGGGCGAAAAATTTGAAACTCCTGAGGATTTTATGTCGTTTCTAGCACAAAACAACGCCGATAGTATTGAAAACACCCTCAAACGGTTGATACCTGATTTTGACACCGAACAATTTACCGAATTAAAAGTGCCACTCTATAATTGGATTAATTGCGACCGATTTACTGGATTAGAGACGACCTCGGTCGAGATTGACGAAGAATTTGACCAAAAGAAAGACATCAGGATGTATTTTGATAATATAAAAGGGGTTATGGGAGCCACCCCCAATACTTCTACTTCCGAAAAAACATCTGTTTTTTACAATGTACCCATTGGCAAAATAGTTACCTTAGTTATCGTCAAAAAAGTGGGAGAACAATTAATGATGAGTCGCGAAAAATTTAAGATTGGTGAGCCTCCAATTATTAAGTTTAGAAACATCGTAGAAAGTGATTTGCTGAAAGACTTTTAG
- a CDS encoding universal stress protein, which translates to MKTIVCPTDFSEIANNALEYACYLAKSLNAEIIVAHAQHVPIIDPAAPVNAMSAMLEEALEQANEKLTNLAGRYTLMTGVAIKTQASVGLLVDVIHQMHQEKSVDMIVMGTKGATNAVSKWIGTTAASIIQRCQLPVLIIPENSDFELWNKVAFATDFSQEDEATLGLFEDFMGHFKTEVHMVHVSKSKVNSEEMLRVIKHYEGKAIVENVVGADVVEELNRYVGNNDIGVLGMKRHHRGFFDSLFHKSITKEMAMTTKTPILIF; encoded by the coding sequence ATGAAAACCATAGTATGTCCTACTGATTTTTCAGAAATTGCAAATAATGCTTTGGAGTATGCCTGCTATTTAGCCAAAAGCTTAAATGCCGAAATAATTGTTGCTCATGCCCAGCATGTTCCCATTATTGATCCAGCGGCTCCGGTTAATGCAATGAGTGCAATGTTGGAGGAGGCATTAGAGCAGGCAAACGAAAAGCTCACTAATTTGGCTGGTCGTTATACATTAATGACTGGTGTAGCCATAAAAACGCAGGCAAGTGTAGGGTTGTTGGTGGATGTCATTCATCAAATGCACCAAGAAAAATCGGTTGATATGATTGTGATGGGTACAAAAGGTGCAACCAACGCAGTTAGCAAATGGATTGGCACCACCGCAGCCAGCATTATTCAACGATGCCAGTTGCCCGTGCTGATTATTCCCGAAAATTCTGACTTTGAATTGTGGAACAAAGTGGCTTTTGCAACCGATTTTAGCCAAGAAGACGAAGCCACCCTGGGTTTGTTTGAAGATTTTATGGGTCATTTTAAGACAGAAGTACACATGGTTCATGTTTCAAAAAGCAAGGTTAACTCCGAGGAAATGTTGAGGGTTATAAAACATTACGAAGGCAAAGCCATTGTAGAAAATGTGGTGGGAGCAGACGTTGTAGAGGAGTTGAATCGATACGTGGGAAACAATGACATTGGCGTGTTGGGTATGAAACGCCACCATCGAGGTTTTTTCGACTCGTTGTTTCACAAAAGCATAACCAAAGAAATGGCCATGACCACCAAAACACCTATCTTAATTTTTTAA